From a region of the Arachis ipaensis cultivar K30076 chromosome B09, Araip1.1, whole genome shotgun sequence genome:
- the LOC107615272 gene encoding protein FAR1-RELATED SEQUENCE 4-like, with translation MAGQAGGYSFMGFSKKDAYNYVDQSKHAKIVDGESNAAIVYLEGKAVADPMSSNNHKQTTIFGFGLVLDESIGSYKWLLENLLEVMCNKMPSVVITDGCDSMKAAIKSVFPEATHRLCAWHMEKNLTVNVKDSGLRQLFKKWLYADMEIEDFEEEWAAAMEDHGLHDTFWFRETNEKRSMWANAYLRNKFCAGFRTTSRCEGINLNVKKFLKSRHSILEMVQNLELLVREYWNNELLAQFRSINGV, from the exons ATGGCTGGCCAGGCGGGTGGTTATTCCTTCATGGGGTTCAGTAAGAAGGATGCATATAACTATGTTGACCAGAGTAAGCATGCCAAGATAGTGGATGGGGAATCTAATGCCGCAATCGTATACCTCGAGGGAAAGGCAGTTGCAGACCCAATGA GTTCAAACAATCATAAACAGACCACAATTTTTGGATTTGGGCTAGTGCTAGATGAGAGCATTGGGTCGTACAAGTGGCTTTTAGAAAATTTGCTAGAAGTGATGTGTAACAAGATGCCTTCGGTTGTTATCACCGATGGTTGTGACTCAATGAAAGCTGCCATAAAGTCAGTTTTTCCAGAGGCAACCCATAGGTTATGCGCGTGGCACATGGAAAAAAATCTCACTGTGAATGTTAAAGATTCTGGGTTGCGTCAACTTTTCAAAAAGTGGTTGTATGCTGATATGGAGATCGAGGATTTTGAAGAAGAGTGGGCAGCAGCTATGGAGGATCATGGTTTGCATGACACCTTTTGGTTTAGGGAAACTAATGAGAAGAGAAGCATGTGGGCCAATGCATACCTTCGCAACAAGTTCTGTGCTGGGTTTCGGACAACTTCTCGGTGTGAAGGGATCAACTTGaatgttaaaaaatttttaaagtcAAGACATAGCATCCTTGAGATGGTACAAAACCTTGAACTGCTTGTGCGAGAGTATTGGAATAACGAACTACTTGCACAATTTAGATCAATAAATGGCgtttga